A window of Roseovarius sp. THAF27 contains these coding sequences:
- a CDS encoding phasin family protein: protein MAKSTKKTTETPDATDPAHAGMVAAMAAFSPVATTAWFDMMQESMRFVTERLEKDLEAQRAMLACRTPQELMQVQSDFMKKAFTDYTEETRRMMEMMGVALRVDIKDTTPTTRRNYDDVPV, encoded by the coding sequence ATGGCGAAATCGACGAAAAAGACCACCGAAACCCCGGACGCGACCGACCCGGCCCATGCCGGCATGGTCGCGGCGATGGCCGCGTTCAGCCCCGTGGCCACGACGGCGTGGTTCGACATGATGCAGGAGAGCATGCGCTTTGTGACCGAGCGGCTGGAGAAGGACCTGGAGGCGCAGCGCGCGATGCTGGCCTGCAGGACGCCGCAGGAGCTGATGCAGGTGCAGAGCGATTTCATGAAGAAGGCGTTCACGGACTACACCGAAGAGACGCGACGGATGATGGAGATGATGGGCGTGGCGTTGCGGGTCGATATCAAGGACACCACCCCCACGACCCGGCGCAATTACGACGACGTGCCGGTCTGA
- a CDS encoding sulfurtransferase TusA family protein yields the protein MSEPEIIDAVGLLCPLPVLKLRKRMKPLGTGDVIVLRADDPAAVIDVPHFCAEAGHELIETVEDGTATLYRVRKG from the coding sequence ATGAGCGAACCTGAGATCATCGACGCCGTGGGGCTCTTGTGCCCCCTGCCCGTGCTGAAGCTGCGCAAGCGGATGAAGCCGCTGGGCACCGGCGACGTGATCGTGCTGCGGGCGGATGATCCGGCGGCGGTGATCGACGTGCCGCATTTCTGCGCCGAGGCGGGGCATGAGCTGATCGAGACGGTCGAAGACGGGACGGCCACGCTTTACCGGGTGCGCAAGGGCTGA